A segment of the Fibrobacter succinogenes subsp. succinogenes S85 genome:
CGGTACAGCCCATTAAAGCGAGAACACTCGCCACCATGGTGAATTTAATTACGTTATTCATTGGTTTCCTCCTCGACCTTTTTTGTTAAAGGGAACAACTGAAGATTCAGTCGATAAACTTGGTTGATGTTTTCATATTCAGCAGCGATGTTTGCCACCTTGCGTACAAACGCGTCCAATTCCTGCGAAATGCGGGCGTAGGCTTCTTCGCAAAGCCCAAGCGTTGCACCCGTGAAATGACGTTCTTCAATCGGGAACTTGTCGATAGCCGTTCTCGCAAGCGAAGCCATTTCTTTGTGCATTCCGCGAACCGCAATGGGAAGCGACTCTTTTGTGCCGATGACAGTCTTTTCCGTCTGCACGTAAGTATGTTCCGCCTCGCGCTTGAGAAACCCCGTCTGCACCAGGAACGCAAGCGAGTCACGCACCTGTTCTGCCGAAATCACCTGATGGCAAGCTTTCGCCACTTCGAGCGGGCGCTTTCCAGGCATCATCGGAGCAAGTTCACGAATCGTCGGATTTTTCCACGACTCATAGAATTCAAAAGATTCCGCATCGACAACGCGCACTTGATGCTCGCGAGCAATTTTTTGCATTTCAAGGAGAGCCTCTTTTTTCACAGAGTCCTTCGTTGCATTGCCGAACTTGACCATTTGCGTGAAGTAAGCAAACTCGTGCCCCGCAAGCCCCATCGCATGTGCGACCTGTTCCATCTTAACGAAACTCAAGCTGCTCTTGCCTTCGCAAACAAGCTTTAAGTAAACCGGCGACTTGAACCCCGCCAGCTTGGAAAACTCACGCCACGAAAATGCGCTCGTCCTTTTACGCTCTTCGTAAAAGTCCTGCATGTACAGGCGGTAATCCTTATATTCTGTTATCGGTTTCATGTTAGTGATTAGTGGTTGGTGGTTAGTAAACAAGATGCGGTCCCAAACTTTACATGAATAAATTTAGATTTTCAGCGGACCACACGCAATATTAAAATGATACAAAATTAAAGAAAATTTCAAATTTTTAATGATTTTAATAAATATTTTTCATTTTTAAATTCTAAAAGATACACCCCGTATCATTTAACAAAATCGGTTTACTCCAACTTATTACAAAAATGCGTCATAAAAATTCCCACACAGCAACAAAATGAGTGTATATTAAAGTAAACCTATCAATTTAAGGGAGTTATTATGGCAAATAAATACGCTGGTACCCAGACCGAAAAGAATTTGGAAGCAGCTTTCGCAGGCGAATCCCAAGCCCGCAACAAGTACACCTACTTTGCAAGCCGCGCCAAAAAAGACGGTTTTGAACAGATCGCTGCATTGTTCCAGAAAACCGCTGACAACGAAAAGGAACACGCCAAGCTTTGGTTCAAGGAACTCGAAGGCATCGGCGACACAGCCCAGAACCTGAAGGCTGCCGCCGAAGGCGAAAATTACGAATGGACCGACATGTACGAAGGCTTCGCGAAGACCGCTGAAGAAGAAGGCTTCACCGCTCTCGCCAAGAAGTTCCGCATGGTCGCCGCCATCGAAAAGATGCACGAAGAACGCTATCGCGCCCTCCTTAAAAATGTGGAAACGGCCAAGGTCTTCGAAAAGAGCGAAGTCAAGGTTTGGGAATGCCGCAACTGCGGACACATCGTGGTCGGTACAAAGGCCCCGGAAGTCTGCCCCGTCTGCGCTCACCCGCAATCCTACTTCGAGGTACATGAAGACAATTTCTAAGAGCCGAGTGTCGCAGCAAGATGCCGCGCAGCTCGTCACAATTAAATTCACAATACAGGCACCGGAGAAATCCGGTGTTTTTTATTGCACTACTTTTACGAGTCTGCCGTTCTTGAGCGGCAGCGTTTTGGATTCAGTGTGTAGGCCACGACCAACACGCGAACCATTAACGCGATAGATCTCAACAGGCTTTGAATCTGCACGGCGATTTTCTCGCCATAAACGTTTATTCAAGCCAACACCGCCCGCGTTGTCAAGCGACACAGCGATAGAATCGGTTGAAACCGTAAAATTGTCAAATCGGATAAAGTTATCGTGTGTCGGAGCCCATTCAGCGCTACTCCCGCCATGGAACGTGGAAAGATAGAACTTGTCCACATGCAAAGTATCATAATCGCGGAGCCTGAGCGTATCGACATCTAGCACGAGCTCGCCATCAAGCCACGCCTGCACACGACCGTTCTTGTCGCCCGCGCCAGGAGTCTTGACCGTATTCATCGAGACTTTATTGACTATGCGATGCCATTTGCCAATCGTGAATTGCGCTTGCGGATTTTTACCACCGAGATCCCACTTGAAATCATCGCCGTATTCAGATTTTTGCCCCATGAAATAAATCAGCTGAACAGCGTTCCCGCCCTTGCGCCACATAATTCGCGCACTCCAGCCATCCCCCGTTTCGGGCATCGCGTTCCCCGTGTAGCACTTACCGCCACATAGCCCCGGAAGCTTGCCTCCCAACTGGAATTCAAAACCGTCCTCGAAGAAAATATCGTACGCACTCCACATCGTATCGGCAGTTTTCACAAGTGGCTGGATGATTTGCGCCGCACACGCGGGAGTATCATTGTCATTCGGACCAACGCAGCCCTTGGGGTACTTGAGTTGCAACACATTGCCGTGCGCCACGCCGTCATAGACAATCTTGGAATTTTCGCCGTTGTTCTTGTCCATCGCATACCACCAGCTTTTATCCGTGGTGTTGCGCTTGAAATCTTCCTTAGCCTCCGCATTGCCATAAACACCAACTTCGCGATTTTCGAAGTTGACAAACGAGACCGTATCTGCAGTTTGAGCAAAAGCCGCAGAAGCGCAAAGCAAGAAAAACGCGTACTTATTCATATTCCGAAGAATGAATTTAGGATTTTTTCGTCATTTTGCCACCGGCGATAAGCACTAAAAAGGCGGCACCGCCTACACCCACAATTTTCTTGATATCGCTCCAAAATTCGCGACGTTTTTCTTTGCAAGATTCGCAAAGTTTTTCAGAATCCTCAACTTTATCGCAGCCGCATTTTTT
Coding sequences within it:
- the rbr gene encoding rubrerythrin; translation: MANKYAGTQTEKNLEAAFAGESQARNKYTYFASRAKKDGFEQIAALFQKTADNEKEHAKLWFKELEGIGDTAQNLKAAAEGENYEWTDMYEGFAKTAEEEGFTALAKKFRMVAAIEKMHEERYRALLKNVETAKVFEKSEVKVWECRNCGHIVVGTKAPEVCPVCAHPQSYFEVHEDNF
- a CDS encoding TIGR02147 family protein — translated: MKPITEYKDYRLYMQDFYEERKRTSAFSWREFSKLAGFKSPVYLKLVCEGKSSLSFVKMEQVAHAMGLAGHEFAYFTQMVKFGNATKDSVKKEALLEMQKIAREHQVRVVDAESFEFYESWKNPTIRELAPMMPGKRPLEVAKACHQVISAEQVRDSLAFLVQTGFLKREAEHTYVQTEKTVIGTKESLPIAVRGMHKEMASLARTAIDKFPIEERHFTGATLGLCEEAYARISQELDAFVRKVANIAAEYENINQVYRLNLQLFPLTKKVEEETNE
- a CDS encoding polysaccharide lyase — protein: MNKYAFFLLCASAAFAQTADTVSFVNFENREVGVYGNAEAKEDFKRNTTDKSWWYAMDKNNGENSKIVYDGVAHGNVLQLKYPKGCVGPNDNDTPACAAQIIQPLVKTADTMWSAYDIFFEDGFEFQLGGKLPGLCGGKCYTGNAMPETGDGWSARIMWRKGGNAVQLIYFMGQKSEYGDDFKWDLGGKNPQAQFTIGKWHRIVNKVSMNTVKTPGAGDKNGRVQAWLDGELVLDVDTLRLRDYDTLHVDKFYLSTFHGGSSAEWAPTHDNFIRFDNFTVSTDSIAVSLDNAGGVGLNKRLWRENRRADSKPVEIYRVNGSRVGRGLHTESKTLPLKNGRLVKVVQ